TATGATCGTCAGGTCGACGCAAGCCATCAGACCACGCTCCGCATGCCGTTCTGTCGATCAATCCGCATTCCATGCCGCGCCCGGACAAGGCAACTTTGCTGCGAACTGCGTCCGTCGATCGTGACCAGGCAGTCGAAACAGGCCCCCATCATGCAATAAGGTGCCCGAGGCTGGTGTCCGACAGGGCTCCTCCGCGTCGGGAGCGACGACGAGCGCAGCAGGATCGCCGCAACGCTTTCGCCAGCTTCCGCCTCGCAGGGGACGCCGTCGACCATGACTTCGATCGGATCAAGAATGGGTTCGAGTCTTCGGAACATTGTCGTCTTAGCGTCACTCTGCCACAGGAAAAGAGCCTGACCTCTGCTCATCACCGCCATCGGGAGGAGTGCCTCAAAGGTTAGGCTTCGAGACCGCGCCGATCAAAGACCGAAGCGGCAACATCCTATTCAGGATTGTTATTGGCGGCTGTCCTGGTTTCTCCGGGCAGCGGAGATCCTCCGTGGCGTCCAGGTTTCACGTCCACTGGCGCGGGAGGCCGTGGCTGTCGCAGGCTGCTCGGTTGCCGGCTCATCAAGGCGCTCCGGGGATCGGCCGGGACGCAGCGATACGCCCCCACGGCGAAGGCTCTGCCCGGCTTTCCGGCTGTCACAGGGACATTTTCCCGGAAGCCGGACGAAGCGAACGGGCGAAGGATCGCGTCGCGACCGTCCGGCGTTCGCCGCGCAACCTCGTCCCGTTCGGCCTTGAGCAAAAGCTGCGCCTTCCCCGCCTGCGGGCGCTCCCGCGACACGCCCCTCGCCGGCATCCCTGCGTCCGCCGCGGACGCGCGGCCCCCGGCGGGACGGGATGACCGCCGGACCGGAGCGCCTCCGCCACGTTCTTCCCGCGGGTCCGCCTCCGCGCGCGCTCAGGCGACCGCGATCTGCCGGGTGCGGACCTTGTCGGCGACGGCCCGCAGATCCGCCTCGTCCAGCGTCTCGCGTTCCAGAAGATCGCGGGCCGTGTCCTCGAGCAACGCCCGGTTGGCATCGAGCAGCGCCACGGCGCGCGCGAAGATCTCGTCGAGGATCTCCTTCACCGCCGCATCCATCCGCTCCGCCGTGGCCTCGCTGTAGCGGCGATTGAGCCAGGAGGACTGATCGCCGGTGCCGAGATAGCCGGGCCGGTCGGCGTCATAGCTGACATGGCCGAGCTCCGCGTCCATCCCGTATCGCGCGACCATGGCGCGGGCGATGTCGGTGGCCTTGACCAGGTCGTCCGCCGCCCCGGTGGAAAGATGGCCGAACACGATCTTTTCCGCCGCGCGCCCGCCCAGCAGCACGGCGATCTTGTTGTCCAGCTCCTCCCGTGTCATCAGGAAACGATCCTCCGTCGGTCGCTGGATCGTGTAGCCGAGCGCGCCGATGCCGCGCGGGATGATCGAGACCTTGTGCACCGGGTCCACCCCCGGCAGCGCCATCGCCACCAGCGCATGCCCCATCTCGTGATGTGCCACGATCTCGCGCTCGCGCGGGTTGAGGACGCGGTTCTTCTTCTCGAGCCCTGCGATGATCCGCTCCACCGCGTCGTTGAAATCGGCCATGCTGACCGCTGCGGCCCGGCGCCGCGTGGCGAGCAGGGCCGCCTCGTTGACGAGATTGGCGAGATCGGCGCCGGAAAAGCCCGGCGTCAGCGCCGCCACCTTTTCGGCGTCGACATCGGGGGCAAGGGTCACCTTCTTCATATGCACGTTCAGGATCGCGATGCGCCCCGTCTTGTCGGGCTTGTCCACCAGCACCTGCCGGTCGAACCGCCCCGCGCGCAGGAGCGCGGGATCCAGGATCTCGGGCCGGTTGGTCGCCGCCAGGAGCACGATGCCCGCACTCGGATCGAAGCCGTCGAGTTCGGAGAGGAGCTGGTTCAGCGTCTGCTCGCGCTCGTCGTTGCCGCCGCCATAGGGACCGGAATTGCGGGCGCGGCCCAGGGCGTCGAGCTCGTCGATGAAGATGATCGCGGGCGCGTTCTTGCGCGCCTGTTCGAACAGGTCGCGCACCCGCGCCGCGCCGACCCCCACGAACATCTCGACGAATTCCGAGCCGGAGATCGACAGGAAGGTCACCCCCGCCTGCCCCGCCACCGCACGGGCGAGCAGCGTCTTGCCGGTGCCCGGCGGGCCGACCAGCAGCACGCCCCTGGGAATGCGGGCGCCGAGCCTGCCGTATTCCTCCGGGTTGCGCAGGAAATCGACGATCTCCTCAAGCTCCCGCTTGGCCTCGTCCACGCCCGCGACATCCTCGAATGTGACGCCCGTCTCCTTCTCCATATAGACCTTGGCGCGGCTCTTGCCGACCTGCATGAAGCCGCCGAACCCCTGCTTGTCCGCGAGCTTGCGGAACAGCAGCATCCAGAGGGCGAAGAAGACGAAGGCCGGGAGGAGCCAGGACAGGATCGTGCCCAGCCAGGTGTTCTGCCGGACGCCCGAAATCTCCACATCCGCCGCGTCGAGCCGCGCGAGGATCGCCGGGTCCACGATCGTGGTCACGAACTGGCTGCGACCGTCGACCGGGCTCTCGAAACTGCCGGTGATCGTGTCGCTGCCGACCATGACCGAGGCGATGCGCCCCTCGTCGAGATAGGTTTCGAACTGGCTGTAGCTGATCGGCGCCACTTCACGCGCGCCGGCGATGACGTCCTGAAGGAAGATGACCGCGATGAACGCCAGCACCCAATACCAAATGTTGAATTCCGTCTTCTTCTCCATCTCAGCCCTTTCCGCCCTCGCCGCATGCGCGGGTCCCGATGCCACTGCCTGTGGAAACAGTAGCGAAAAACCCTTGCAGACACATTAAAAAACCGGGCGCGCAGGTCACGGACCGTTAACCTCACGGCAGGGATCGACAGCGGCTGCTTCCCGAATTATCTATAATTCATGACACACGCTGCCGAAGAAACCCGATCCAAGCGCATCGCGCGCATCCTGGCCGACCGCATCGTCTCGGGTGAGATCCCGCCGGGCGCACGGCTGCGGCAGGATCACATCGCCGCGGAATTCGGGGCGAGCCACGTCCCCGTGCGCGAGGCCTTTCGCGAGTTGCAGACGCAGGGACTGGCCGAGAGCGAACCGCGGCGCGGCTTCCGCGTGACCGAGTTCGACGTGGCCGAACTGCGCGAGGTGGCGGAGATGCGGGCGAGCCTCGAATCCCTCGCGCTGCGCCATGCCGCCCCGCACATCACCCGCACGATTATCGAGGAAGCGGAGGAGGTTACGCGCCATGGCGACAGTGCCAGCACGGTGCGCGACTGGGAAGCCTCGAACCGTCGGTTCCATCGGATGATCCTCGCCCCCTGCCGGATGCCGCGCCTCTTGCGCAGCATTGATGACCTCCAGTCCGCCAGTGCGCGGTTCCTCTTCGCCGCCTGGCGCCGCGACTGGGAGGCGCGCACGGACCACGACCACCGCGCCATCCTCGAGGCGCTGCGCAGGGGGCAGACCGACCTCGCCTGCGCCACGCTGGCGCGACATGTCGGCTGGATCGGCAAGCGCAAGACTTCGGTGAAAAATTCCGATTTGAGAGAGACTTACGAAATTCCCGGATAATTATCTATAATCATGATTGCCCGAACTGTGCGGACGCGCCGTAATTGTAGATAGATTCGACATCTATCCTCGGAGGCCCGTACAATGTCATCTCTCACCCTCTCACCGACCCGTTCCGCCGCGCTCTGGCGCGGGCTCGGTCTTGCCCTTTGCGGCGCCGCGCTCATCACGCTGGGCGCCAAGGTGCAGGTCCCGTTCTGGCCGGTGCCGATGACCCTGCACACGCTCGCCGTGTTCGTCCTCGCCGCCACCCTCGGTCCGCGGCTCGGCACCGCCGCCGTGGCCACCTATCTCGCGGCGGGGGCGGTGGGGCTGCCGGTGTTCTCCGGCACGCCCGAGCGCGGCATCGGGCTCGCCTATATGGTCGGGCCGACCGGCGGTTACCTGCTGGGCTACCTGCTGTCCGCCCCGGTGACCGGCCGGCTCGCGCGTGGGCGCGACTGGGCGGGACAGGCGCTGGCGATGCTCGCGGGGCTCGCGGTGGTCTATGCGCTCGGGCTGCTCTGGCTCACGCGCTTCGTGCCGCCCTCCGGGCTGATCGCGGCGGGCTTCACGCCTTTCCTCCTCGGCGATCTGATCAAGCTCGCGATCGCCTCGGGACTGGCCGCGGGCCTGCACCGGCTGGGGGAGCGCGCGCAATGATCCGCCCAGAGATCCGCCCGGAGATCCGCACCGACTGGACCATGGAGGAGGCACGGGCGCTCCACGCCCTGCCCTTTCCCGACCTGCTGCACCGCGCGCAGACCACGCATCGCGCACATTTCGACCCGACCACGATCGAGACTGCGAGCCTGCTCAGCATCAAGACCGGCGGCTGCCCCGAGGATTGCGGCTATTGCGCGCAATCCGCCCATCACGACACCGGCGTGAAGGCGACGAAGCTGATGGGCACGGAGGAGGTTCTGGCCGCCGCCCGCCGCGCCAGGGCCGCGGGCGCGCGGCGCTTCTGCATGGGGGCCGCCTGGCGCAGCCCCAAGGACCGCGACATGGACAGGCTCTGCGACATGGTGCGCGGCGTGGCCGATCTGGGGCTCGAGACCTGCATGACGCTGGGGATGCTTTCCCCCGATCAGGTCGCGCGGCTGAAGGCGGCGGGGCTCGATTTCTACAACCACAATATCGACACCTCGCCGGAGTATTACGCGCAGATCGCCAGCACCCGGACGATGGAGGATCGGCTCGACACCGTCGCGCAGGTGCGCAGGGGCGGCATCAAGGTCTGCTGCGGCGGGATCCTCGGCATGGGCGAGGCGGAGGAGGACCGGATCGCCCTGCTGGTGACGCTGGCCACCCTGCCTGCGCACCCAGACAGTGTGCCGGTGAACCTGTGGAACGAGGTCGAAGGCGTGCCGGTGCAGGACCGCGCGCAGGCGCTCGATCCCTTCGCGCTGGTGCGCATCGTGGCGCTGGCGCGGATCCTGATGCCGGCCTCGGTGGTGCGCCTGTCGGCCGGGCGCACGGGGATGAGCGACGAGGTGCAGGCGCTGTGCTTTCTTGCCGGGGCGAACTCGATCTTCGTGGGCGACACGCTCCTGACCACCGGCAACCCGGCGGCCTGGAAGGATCAGGATCTTCTGGGGCGGCTGGGGATGCATGTCGCGCCCGCGCGGTCCCGCCCGCAGGTCGCGGCGGAATAACCCGCGCAAAAGGGGTCGCCTGTCGCGGCAAACCGGCGTATCTGCTGTCCGGGCGCGGGGGCCGGCGCCCCCTGTCCCGGACCTGCACAACACGCGAGACGCCATGACCGACACGCCCAGCCCCCCGATCATCCTCCTGACCGGCCGCGCCGCGCCCCTGCCCGGCAGCGGCGCGCAAAGCGGCATTGCCAAGAGCCCCGTGGACCGGCCGCTGGCGCTGGGCCCCGAGGGGGTGGAGGGCGACGAGCAGGCCGACCGGCGGGTGCATGGCGGCGTCGAGAAGGCGGTGCATCACTATCCCTTCGATCACTATGCGACGTGGCGGGACGAGCTCGGCGACCTGCCGCCGCTCGACGCACCGGGCGGGTTCGGGGAGAACATCTCCGCCGCCGGCCTCACCGAGGCCACGGTCGCGGTGGGCGATGTCTTCCGGCTGGGCGGCGCGCTGCTCCAGGTCTCGCAGGGGCGGCAGCCCTGCTGGAAGCTCAACCGGCGGTTCGACCTGCCCGACATGGCACGCCGGGTGCAGGAAAGCGGGCGCACCGGCTGGTATTACCGCGTGTTGCAGCCCGGCACCGTGGCCCCCGGCGACCGTCTGGAGCGGATCGACCGCCTCGCCCCCGACTGGACCTTGCGCCGATTGTGGCACGCGCTTTATGTGGACCGGCTGAACCTCGCCGAACTCGAGGGCATCGCGGCACTCGATGTGCTCGCGGAGGGATGGCGCAAATACGCGGTCCGGCGGCTGGAGAGCCGCCGGGTCGAGGACTGGAGCAAGAGACTGGACGGCACATCATGACCCGCCCCCCTTTCGTGATCTCGATCCAGAGCCAGGTCGTCTTCGGCCACGTCGGCAATTCGGCGGCGCTCTTCCCGATGCAGGCGGCGGGGCTCGAGGTGGCGGCGATTCCCACCGTGGTCTTCTCCAACACCCCCGATTACCCCACCCTGCGCGGCCGCGCCCTGCCGCCGGAATTCTTCTCCGACCTGTTGCAGGGGGCACGGGAACGCGGGCTGCCGGAGCGGGCGGATTACATCCTGACGGGCTATATCGGCTCTCTCGACGTCGCCGGGATGGTGGCGGATTTCGTGGCCGAGGCGAAGGCGGTCAATCCGGCGCTCACCTATCTCTGCGATCCGGTGATGGGCGACACCGGGCCCGGCCTCTATGTGCCCGAGGCGATCGCGGACGTGATGCGCGACCGGCTCCTGCCGATGGCCGATCTCGCGACGCCGAACCCGTTCGAGCTGGCCTGGCTCACCGGGCAGGAGATCGCCACCCTTGCCGATCTCGAGGCGGCGAAGGCGCTTCTGCACATCGCGCCGGGCTCCCGGCTGATCGCCACCGGCTGTGCGCTCGCCGACACGCCGCCCGGCCATATCGAAAGCGTCCTCCTCGGCCCCGAAGGCATAACCCGCCACCCAACGGAGCACCTTCCCATCGCCCTGCCCGGCACGGGCGATCTCTTTGCCGGGCTGATCGTGGCGGGGCTGGGGCGCGGGCTGTCGCTGCCCCGTGCGGTGGAGACGGCCCAGACCCTCACCTCCCACGCGCTCCGCCATGCTCGCGCGCTCGGCGCCGGCGAGGTGGTGCTGAGCGCGCCGGAATTCCGCCGTGCGCTGCTGACGCTCGACCGCTGCTGAGCGGAGCCCCGCGCGGTGTCGCGGCCCGCGCGCGGGCCCTTCCCGCAGGAGAGATGACGAAATCTCCTCCCCTGCCGAGCTCTCTCAGTCGGCCATACGGCGCCTGCCCGCTAGCCTGTCCGAAAGGGCGCAGGATGGCGAGGCGGGCATCATGAGGTTGAAGGATCTGAGGACGGGCGGGCCGATGCCTGCGGGATGCGCCGCGCCAGGGCCATCGGCGGGTGCCGGGACCGCTGACGCCCGGCCGCCTTCCGGCCCGCCGCTCCCGCCGGGTCAGTTCCGGCCGAGCGCCTCCTCGACGGAGACCACATCGGCATATTTCGCCTGCATGTCGAACAGGCTCTGCTCATGCGCGGCCTGCGACCGGTCGCCGACCGCCTCCCGGACCACGATCGGGCGAAAGCCGTTCTGCAACGCATCCACCGCCGTGGCGCGCACGCATCCCGAGGTCGTGCAGCCGGTGATGATCAGTGTGTCCACCTGCGCGGCCACCAGCCGGCTCGACAGGTCGGTGCCGAAGAAGGAGGAGGCGTATTTCTTCACGATGAGCTGGTCGCCCGGAACGCGCACCAGCCGCGGATCGAGTTCCGCCCCGTCGGTGTCGCCGGCCAGCGTCACGAGACCGGACTGTTTCAGCGGCCAGATTCCCGCGTCGGAAAGATCCGGGGCGTCGTAGCGGACCGTGGTGAAGAAAACGGGCTCCCCGCGCCGCGCGACATCCCCGATCAGCCGGTTCGTCGCCTCGATCTGCGGCGCGAGCTCGGCGCCGAGGGGACGATCCGGATCGGTGAATCCCCGGATCAGGTCGATCACCACAAGGGCCGCCCTGCGCCCAAATCCCATCCGCAGGCCAAAGCCGCGTTGTGCGAAAAATTCTGCGTCGTTCATGTCGATCCTCCGATCAGTTCGTGTCCCGATATCCCAGAGAATGAGAGATCGAATGTGCGTAAAGGCGGTTGAGCTTTCCGGTGCCCGCGAGGCGTTCGTCGGGATCGCCGGGGCGGTCGAAGATCGTGCTCAGCACGCCGACGGGACGGCCGCTCTCGTCGAGGAAGGCGCTCGCCGTGCCCTGGATGTGATCGAGTCCGCCGCCGAGATTTTCGGCATAGCCGCTCTCCCGCGCGAACCCGACCCTCTCCAGCAGCGAATCGTAGCTGACGTCGGTTTCGGCCAGATGGTCGCGGATCTCCGCCTCGCGCGCGGCGAGTTCGGCTTCGGGCAGGGCCGCGATATAGGCGACCTGGAAGGCCACGAAATCCGACCAGCCGCGGATCAGCCGCCAGACCGGCACGCGCGCGCCGGTCGGCCAGAGCCGCCGCATCGGATGGGCGATCGGCACGCCGATCCGCTCGTAGAGCACAAGTTCCTCCCCCGCCGCGTCGGCCAGCGTCACATGGACGAGGCATCCCGTCTTGGCCGCGAGCCCGTCGGCATCGTCGAGCGCGGCCTGGCCCGCGCGCGACTTCAGCCAGACCTCGTAGCCCAGCTCCCAGTAGCGCAGAGACGGCCGGTAGCGCGATTTCGCGTCCTTCTCGACAAAGCCGAAGGCCATCAGGG
The nucleotide sequence above comes from Celeribacter indicus. Encoded proteins:
- the pdxY gene encoding pyridoxal kinase yields the protein MTRPPFVISIQSQVVFGHVGNSAALFPMQAAGLEVAAIPTVVFSNTPDYPTLRGRALPPEFFSDLLQGARERGLPERADYILTGYIGSLDVAGMVADFVAEAKAVNPALTYLCDPVMGDTGPGLYVPEAIADVMRDRLLPMADLATPNPFELAWLTGQEIATLADLEAAKALLHIAPGSRLIATGCALADTPPGHIESVLLGPEGITRHPTEHLPIALPGTGDLFAGLIVAGLGRGLSLPRAVETAQTLTSHALRHARALGAGEVVLSAPEFRRALLTLDRC
- a CDS encoding IclR family transcriptional regulator, which codes for MTPKADVVIKKQAPTDKAFAKGLTLLQRMTECDGSVGVSDLAASLDLTKSNVHRLLQTLMAFGFVEKDAKSRYRPSLRYWELGYEVWLKSRAGQAALDDADGLAAKTGCLVHVTLADAAGEELVLYERIGVPIAHPMRRLWPTGARVPVWRLIRGWSDFVAFQVAYIAALPEAELAAREAEIRDHLAETDVSYDSLLERVGFARESGYAENLGGGLDHIQGTASAFLDESGRPVGVLSTIFDRPGDPDERLAGTGKLNRLYAHSISHSLGYRDTN
- a CDS encoding isochorismatase family protein; the encoded protein is MNDAEFFAQRGFGLRMGFGRRAALVVIDLIRGFTDPDRPLGAELAPQIEATNRLIGDVARRGEPVFFTTVRYDAPDLSDAGIWPLKQSGLVTLAGDTDGAELDPRLVRVPGDQLIVKKYASSFFGTDLSSRLVAAQVDTLIITGCTTSGCVRATAVDALQNGFRPIVVREAVGDRSQAAHEQSLFDMQAKYADVVSVEEALGRN
- a CDS encoding (2Fe-2S)-binding protein, yielding MAVMSRGQALFLWQSDAKTTMFRRLEPILDPIEVMVDGVPCEAEAGESVAAILLRSSSLPTRRSPVGHQPRAPYCMMGACFDCLVTIDGRSSQQSCLVRARHGMRIDRQNGMRSVV
- a CDS encoding GntR family transcriptional regulator; this encodes MTHAAEETRSKRIARILADRIVSGEIPPGARLRQDHIAAEFGASHVPVREAFRELQTQGLAESEPRRGFRVTEFDVAELREVAEMRASLESLALRHAAPHITRTIIEEAEEVTRHGDSASTVRDWEASNRRFHRMILAPCRMPRLLRSIDDLQSASARFLFAAWRRDWEARTDHDHRAILEALRRGQTDLACATLARHVGWIGKRKTSVKNSDLRETYEIPG
- the ftsH gene encoding ATP-dependent zinc metalloprotease FtsH; the protein is MEKKTEFNIWYWVLAFIAVIFLQDVIAGAREVAPISYSQFETYLDEGRIASVMVGSDTITGSFESPVDGRSQFVTTIVDPAILARLDAADVEISGVRQNTWLGTILSWLLPAFVFFALWMLLFRKLADKQGFGGFMQVGKSRAKVYMEKETGVTFEDVAGVDEAKRELEEIVDFLRNPEEYGRLGARIPRGVLLVGPPGTGKTLLARAVAGQAGVTFLSISGSEFVEMFVGVGAARVRDLFEQARKNAPAIIFIDELDALGRARNSGPYGGGNDEREQTLNQLLSELDGFDPSAGIVLLAATNRPEILDPALLRAGRFDRQVLVDKPDKTGRIAILNVHMKKVTLAPDVDAEKVAALTPGFSGADLANLVNEAALLATRRRAAAVSMADFNDAVERIIAGLEKKNRVLNPREREIVAHHEMGHALVAMALPGVDPVHKVSIIPRGIGALGYTIQRPTEDRFLMTREELDNKIAVLLGGRAAEKIVFGHLSTGAADDLVKATDIARAMVARYGMDAELGHVSYDADRPGYLGTGDQSSWLNRRYSEATAERMDAAVKEILDEIFARAVALLDANRALLEDTARDLLERETLDEADLRAVADKVRTRQIAVA
- a CDS encoding biotin transporter BioY; translation: MSSLTLSPTRSAALWRGLGLALCGAALITLGAKVQVPFWPVPMTLHTLAVFVLAATLGPRLGTAAVATYLAAGAVGLPVFSGTPERGIGLAYMVGPTGGYLLGYLLSAPVTGRLARGRDWAGQALAMLAGLAVVYALGLLWLTRFVPPSGLIAAGFTPFLLGDLIKLAIASGLAAGLHRLGERAQ
- a CDS encoding MOSC domain-containing protein, producing MTDTPSPPIILLTGRAAPLPGSGAQSGIAKSPVDRPLALGPEGVEGDEQADRRVHGGVEKAVHHYPFDHYATWRDELGDLPPLDAPGGFGENISAAGLTEATVAVGDVFRLGGALLQVSQGRQPCWKLNRRFDLPDMARRVQESGRTGWYYRVLQPGTVAPGDRLERIDRLAPDWTLRRLWHALYVDRLNLAELEGIAALDVLAEGWRKYAVRRLESRRVEDWSKRLDGTS
- the bioB gene encoding biotin synthase BioB translates to MIRPEIRPEIRTDWTMEEARALHALPFPDLLHRAQTTHRAHFDPTTIETASLLSIKTGGCPEDCGYCAQSAHHDTGVKATKLMGTEEVLAAARRARAAGARRFCMGAAWRSPKDRDMDRLCDMVRGVADLGLETCMTLGMLSPDQVARLKAAGLDFYNHNIDTSPEYYAQIASTRTMEDRLDTVAQVRRGGIKVCCGGILGMGEAEEDRIALLVTLATLPAHPDSVPVNLWNEVEGVPVQDRAQALDPFALVRIVALARILMPASVVRLSAGRTGMSDEVQALCFLAGANSIFVGDTLLTTGNPAAWKDQDLLGRLGMHVAPARSRPQVAAE